The following proteins are co-located in the Acropora palmata chromosome 11, jaAcrPala1.3, whole genome shotgun sequence genome:
- the LOC141897633 gene encoding uncharacterized protein LOC141897633 isoform X2: MFLRSISFLFFAVCLVKCETKKRQEDPPLQSALNTEYFGHVRAGKRDVRDVNPPLKEALNNAYFGHFRGRRKSGFDSDKDVLAALEHQYFENIRGKRQTSGKDLLEAFKTANFGHIRGKRHEGNERRERGSQVNEV, encoded by the exons ATGTTTCTACGGTCTATTTCCTTCTTATTTTTCGCGGTTTGTCTTGTAAAatgtgaaacaaagaaacgacaAGAGGACCCTCCTTTACAATCAGCCTTAAATACCGAGTATTTTGGTCATGTAAGAGCTGGAAAGAGG gATGTTCGTGATGTTAATCCACCGTTGAAAGAAGCTCTGAACAATGCTTATTTTGGACATTTTCGAGGGAGACGAAAG AGTGGTTTCGACTCAGACAAAGATGTTTTGGCAGCGTTAGAACatcagtattttgaaaacatacGTGGAAAACGACAG ACGTCAGGCAAAGATTTATTGGAAGCTTTTAAGACTGCGAACTTTGGACACATCCGTGGTAAACGACATGAAGGAAATGAGCGAAGAGAGAGGGGATCACAGGTAAATGAGGTCTGA
- the LOC141897633 gene encoding uncharacterized protein LOC141897633 isoform X1, which yields MFLRSISFLFFAVCLVKCETKKRQEDPPLQSALNTEYFGHVRAGKRDVRDVNPPLKEALNNAYFGHFRGRRKSGFDSDKDVLAALEHQYFENIRGKRQTSGKDLLEAFKTANFGHIRGKRHEGNERRERGSQDYSKSLE from the exons ATGTTTCTACGGTCTATTTCCTTCTTATTTTTCGCGGTTTGTCTTGTAAAatgtgaaacaaagaaacgacaAGAGGACCCTCCTTTACAATCAGCCTTAAATACCGAGTATTTTGGTCATGTAAGAGCTGGAAAGAGG gATGTTCGTGATGTTAATCCACCGTTGAAAGAAGCTCTGAACAATGCTTATTTTGGACATTTTCGAGGGAGACGAAAG AGTGGTTTCGACTCAGACAAAGATGTTTTGGCAGCGTTAGAACatcagtattttgaaaacatacGTGGAAAACGACAG ACGTCAGGCAAAGATTTATTGGAAGCTTTTAAGACTGCGAACTTTGGACACATCCGTGGTAAACGACATGAAGGAAATGAGCGAAGAGAGAGGGGATCACAG gACTACTCCAAAAGTTTAGAATGA
- the LOC141897632 gene encoding uncharacterized protein LOC141897632, which produces MRLFWRVYLVKLLLFILTATRTCPQGNSKLLTSKQMSSNEFNRLTTENVQSLRRALKRNRLEDWFLKNLLHSEDEQIVFSPGWHNCTVERANTTNRFLHVITRSLQGQNINTVIMGGSISAGGGLSNGKGDFRGLYHRVLAQWWQETVFPITGSKMILHNLAVGGTSSNFFTFCYRTLLDPTTSIDIALLDFTVNDYVQFRNSKFPMALPLEQLTREILRMEQESAPLLIFVNFVQGSKRTPICNNLENNGQTALSNKYGITSVSLKNFLCSNTGFKKSPYSREMFASDGTHASIYAHWKIALMLINYFRKTMLKVLDRINERPANEIREQISLTSQKGSLDSPICPERLHGYKLPDAVFPHNRIVKFYDKPLCFTEITPHGTANGMLHQSLKVQEVENVGFKVMPKQFINQTPQKSRSDAFGGWRTKSSNSWLKLSFFLPVMTEQCLPKLNGTLFRNVAIAIRTGGEGATASVWLDNFGSNAVSINAHAPFGQTKLIMIAKNVTSGHHVVCLRKITSGTFILSGVMAGPSYN; this is translated from the coding sequence ATGCGACTCTTTTGGCGAGTCTACCTTGTGAAGCTGCTTCTGTTTATCTTAACAGCCACAAGAACTTGCCCTCAAGGAAATTCAAAGTTATTAACCTCAAAGCAAATGTCATCGAACGAATTTAATCGCTTGACAACAGAAAATGTTCAGTCGTTGAGGAGAGCCTTGAAAAGAAACCGTCTTGAAGAttggtttttaaaaaatctcCTTCACTCTGAAGACGAACAGATTGTGTTTTCACCTGGATGGCACAATTGCACCGTGGAACGAGCAAACACTACCAATCGCTTTTTACATGTTATAACGCGATCATTACAGGGCCAAAATATCAATACGGTGATCATGGGAGGCTCAATTTCAGCTGGCGGAGGGCTGAGTAATGGTAAAGGAGATTTTAGAGGATTGTATCACCGAGTTCTTGCTCAATGGTGGCAGGAGACCGTATTTCCTATCACTGGCTCTAAAATGATCCTCCATAATCTTGCTGTGGGCGGGACAAGCAGcaattttttcacattttgttaCAGAACTTTGCTCGACCCAACCACGAGTATAGATATTGCACTTCTAGATTTTACAGTTAACGATTATGTTCAATTTCGAAATTCCAAGTTCCCTATGGCCCTACCACTGGAACAATTGACGAGAGAAATTCTGCGCATGGAGCAAGAGTCTGCTCCGTTGCTTAtctttgttaattttgtgCAAGGATCGAAAAGAACTCCCATTTGTAACAATCTTGAGAACAATGGCCAGACAGCTCTTTCTAACAAGTACGGTATAACCTCTGTTAGtctgaaaaattttctttgctcgAACACCGGATTCAAGAAGTCGCCTTATAGCCGTGAGATGTTCGCTTCCGATGGAACGCACGCGAGTATTTATGCGCATTGGAAAATTGCCTTGATGCTCATAAATTACTTTCGAAAGACAATGCTAAAAGTTCTGGATCGTATAAATGAGAGACCAGCAAATGAAATTCGTGAACAAATCTCTTTGACTTCTCAAAAAGGCAGCCTTGATTCGCCGATTTGCCCTGAGAGACTCCACGGCTATAAACTCCCAGACGCCGTGTTTCCTCACAACAGGATCGTCAAGTTTTATGACAAACCGCTGTGTTTTACGGAAATTACACCACACGGAACAGCGAATGGTATGTTGCATCAAAGTCTAAAAGTACAGGAAGTCGAAAACGTGGGTTTTAAAGTGATGCCGAAACAATTCATTAATCAGACTCCGCAGAAATCCAGGAGTGATGCTTTCGGGGGCTGGAGGACGAAGTCTTCTAATTCCTGGTTAAAATTAAGTTTCTTTCTACCCGTGATGACTGAACAATGCCTTCCTAAATTAAATGGGACTTTATTCAGAAACGTTGCCATAGCGATACGAACGGGTGGCGAGGGAGCAACCGCAAGTGTATGGCTGGACAACTTTGGCAGTAACGCAGTGTCAATCAATGCTCATGCGCCCTTCGGTCAAACCAAACTTATTATGATTGCGAAAAACGTAACTTCTGGTCATCACGTCGTGTGTTTGAGGAAGATAACATCTGgaacatttattttgtcaGGTGTTATGGCGGGACCTTCATACAACTGA